One Lachnospiraceae bacterium C1.1 genomic region harbors:
- a CDS encoding type II toxin-antitoxin system PemK/MazF family toxin: MEDYNIGDVWWVRFPFSDSNDDKRRPAIVIDDEKIAILAMYVTSKNKDNPFSIKIEDWKNAGLTRESWARIDKIVSIIEWNMLNKIG, translated from the coding sequence ATGGAAGATTATAATATTGGAGACGTATGGTGGGTAAGATTTCCTTTCAGTGATTCAAATGATGATAAGCGTAGACCTGCAATTGTTATTGATGACGAAAAGATAGCTATCCTTGCTATGTATGTTACGAGTAAGAATAAAGACAATCCATTTAGTATTAAAATTGAAGATTGGAAAAATGCAGGCTTAACAAGGGAATCATGGGCTCGTATAGATAAGATCGTTAGTATAATTGAATGGAATATGCTCAATAAAATTGGGTAA